The following proteins come from a genomic window of Paenibacillus spongiae:
- a CDS encoding DJ-1/PfpI family protein, translated as MEHLRQTRNVAILIYDQVEPLDFTGPFEVFLCGSDRGSDRGSDRGSDFNVFTVAERHEPVLAVGSLSINPSYTILDCPTPDLLIVPGGFGSRREMDNETLLNWIRMVAEQAELVLSVCTGALLLAKANLLEGLQITTNRSAIGELEKAAPDSATIVTDVRYVDNGKIILSAGVSAGIDMSLYVVGKLLGEERALEAARTMEYEYYHEANWHD; from the coding sequence ATGGAACATCTACGGCAGACGAGGAATGTTGCGATTTTGATTTACGATCAGGTTGAACCATTGGATTTCACAGGACCGTTCGAAGTCTTTCTTTGCGGCAGCGACCGCGGCAGCGACCGCGGCAGCGACCGCGGCAGCGACTTCAATGTATTTACGGTGGCGGAACGTCATGAACCGGTTCTAGCCGTAGGCAGTTTGAGTATCAATCCCAGCTATACGATCCTTGACTGCCCCACCCCGGACCTGTTAATCGTCCCGGGCGGATTCGGTTCGAGGAGAGAGATGGACAACGAGACCCTTCTCAACTGGATTCGCATGGTTGCGGAGCAAGCGGAGCTGGTCTTATCGGTATGCACAGGCGCTTTGCTCTTAGCAAAAGCGAACCTGTTAGAAGGACTTCAAATTACGACGAACCGTTCAGCCATCGGTGAGCTGGAGAAGGCGGCACCCGATTCGGCTACGATTGTCACTGATGTACGTTATGTGGATAATGGAAAAATCATACTTTCTGCAGGCGTATCGGCAGGTATCGATATGTCCTTATATGTGGTGGGCAAATTGCTGGGTGAAGAACGCGCTTTAGAAGCTGCCCGCACTATGGAATACGAATATTATCATGAGGCGAATTGGCATGATTAA